In the genome of Odontesthes bonariensis isolate fOdoBon6 chromosome 20, fOdoBon6.hap1, whole genome shotgun sequence, the window TCACGGACTTGTTTTCCCACGGTGGATCCATAACAATGAGGTCAAATCTCCTTCCATCTGGGTAAGAAATGGGAAACTTATTCAGCACAGATCGCCAATACTTTTGGTTTAGATTTACGTTTCCAAGCTTTCTACTCACATTGGACTAGTGGTTGTATTCTTGTGAAGTCAGAGAGCAAGAAAGCTGTGTGAGGTGGTATGACATACTCCTCTCCTGTAAGAGTAACCACCGCACCCCAGTCATCCTTGTTCTCCGTCACCCGAGAGAACAGGTCGACATGTGAAGTACAGCCATCTTCTGTCACAAGGAGTTGAGCACAATCAACCTGCTCTTCATCGTCCACTAGAGGAAGCTCTTTAGCCATCTCACAAAGAGCTGCCAGTCTACACTCCTGGCAAGGAAGAGGCTCCTTCTCTGTTTTTGTCTGTCCATTCAGGTATCCAAGTGACTGGGCAGAATCCACCAAGGACTTGGTTCCCTCCAGAACAACAGATCTGATCTAGAACATATACACACAAGTACAGAAATGACCATATTTGGATAATGCACTTAACTGAAAGCATGAGAGGATTCGGCACGGCAAGACTGTACATGTATTCTCTTCTACTTTGTAATTACACTTCACAACATTTTGGAGACACGTAATATACTTAGAATTTAACTACTGTAACTAAACTGTCAATGTTATGACAATATATAACCAAAAATACATGATGATATATTACTATAAATAAAGATATCCAGTGGGATATGAATCAAGCCAGGTTTATAGTTTTTGGTTagattgatcaaatcaaatcaaatttatttatatagcacatttcacgtacaaacagttcaaaatgCTTTACAGATTGATGCAAAGCTTATGAAAGTGTCCTGTGCCACTGTGAGAATTTATTCGTGTGGAATGATGTGTCAACGTGTCTGAAAAACTGACACTGAGGTGTTGAAGTTCATAGATCCAAAGAACTTCCCCTCTAGGTGAACTTTGAATGCTTAACTTTATGAACAACATCAGACGTCCTTCGTTTTTTTGTGCTTCTAGGCCAGTGTTTCCCAAACCTTTTTTCTGGGGACCCACTTTTTTAAAGTCCTTGTGACCCAATTTACATCAGGCCCAGTTTCTCCAAAAGAGAATTTGTGCATCAACAAACATTTATGTCTGTTGTCATTGCCAAAAGCATCACATTAAACTAGCCATTTAAAAGTGACAGACATTTGAATAAATCCCAACAATTTTATCCACCTATTCCGGACAACATGCAGCCAGGTGAAATCAATGCATCTCAGAAGAGTTGACAGTTATATTCTACTTAATTAAACAAAGTAGGTACAAAATAATACTGTGTTTTTCTCCCTATCATCAATAACAACAAAcggaaacaaaacagaaacctaCATAAAATTTCCCGCGACCCACTTAATAAATACACAAATAcacatatacagtatgtatgtatgtttgatTCCAGTGGACAGTGGATTTAATTTCAGGCATCCCAAATCAATTTCCCAAAAGGGAGTGTATATGCAGCTAAGGCTTAAAGTTAAAGAATGAGATTCAACTTACCTTCTCATGAAGGGCCTGCGAATCAATTTCCCCCTGATTGAGttcactttgttttcttttccttttctgaaagaaaaaatgagCATTCAACACAGTTAAACAGAAAGAAGAACAGAGCTCAATGAATAAACTcagagcgtttctctcttgcatgtgttttgaattttgcatcgcatttttctcttgcagcgttttactgttggatttgttttgccgtttgcaaCGCGTTTGCACATGTTGGCCACCGTACATACCTGCTCTAAACTGGTGTCAAAACAGTTGTATTGGATGTTAGACAGCAAATTAACAGTCCAATTGTTTTAGCTGCACATATGTTAACTGTTGGGTGgtttactttatttaaaaatgCCATCCTATTCTATTAGTTTTATATAGGTTTAGTGTGGAAACATCTAAATGTGTTAAGGAACCAAACCTATGAGATGTGGTGTACTAAGTCACACTTAGAAACGGGGCACGACAGGAATATAATGTACTTACCAACTTGAGTAATTGTACATAGTTACAATTTATGTGTTTTGTGTGCCTTGCAGGATATTTTACCTTCGATGGCTTGTCTGTTTTCTGCAACATTTCCGCGTTTCCTCCATCTACAGCGGCACTGGCACTCTGACAGTAGTGGCTTTTTAAAATCTGAAAACACTGCTTTTTAAAACTACACCTGACACGGGACTTTTGTTTACCTGCCCACCGGACACACCTCGCATTGCTTTGATCAATGAGCGTGTGTGCATCCAAAACCCAACCGGAGCTGCTCTGGAGCAGCACGGACATCGTGTAGCTGCTTGTTCAAAACCAGCCGAAAATACTGCGGCAGTTATTTCTGGGTGTTACTAGTTTCAAAGCCGCGGGCTAAAGCCATCCGTAAAGTTTAATGACTGAGTTTCGTCATGAATGAGGTATCATTGATACCGAAAGCAAAGCTTTACCTCATGTTGCTTAGCGGAAGTAGATTGCGTAAGATACCTTGTTTTTCCCCTAACGGTGCACCGTAGAAGCGCTCGCGCTTTCGCACAGGGGCAAAAATCATGCGCGGAAGTTAAAGGCGACTCCAGCGGTTTTCGGAGAAGCGAAACTTACAGACTGTGACAAAAACTATAACCCACAGAGAGCAGTGCAGTCAACGCAGACTTGTCTCAAGTCGCACGTCGACGAGGGCGACCGCGCACTTTTTTACTAACGTGACTTCGTTTCTCTCCGTCACCGAGTGGAACTTCAAGATGCACCATCCCTCTGCTGTAGTCTCCCTTCAGCGGGGGAGATCCAAGAAGGAGATCTGCGTCTACGACTGCCGCTTCGAAAACAGAGAGGCGGCCAAGAAAACGCTGGATATATGCGGTTTGGACTTCAACGGCTTTCTGAAACATCTTTCCGAGGCAATGTTTAAGTTTGCTGTGCTTTTTCTATAATTTGAGGTTGTCAATAGGGGAAGTCAGGTTGCATGAAGTTTTTAGTGATGTCTTGTTGTGGGGGGGTTCAGCTGTTGAAAGGTTAGTGTCTTGCCGATACATCTGGCACCATCAGGCAAAGGCATGTTTTTATGCATATTGGGTATATTTGTGCCACTATTAAGTAGTATGTAGAACCACATTTAGCAGCTATAACTTGAAGGGATTGTTTTATCTATAACGTTATCAGCCTCTCACATCATTGTGGAGGAAATTGGGTCCCCTTTTCTTGTTTAAGTTGCCCCAGTTCATTCAGCGTTGCAGTGTTTTTATGCGCTATCCCTCCGCGTCATTTCATCCCTGTTGAAGTCTGGATTTTGGACTATTGCAACaccttgttttatttgtttatcatttAGTTGTAGATTCACTGATGTGCTTGTGATCATTGCCCCGTTTCCATGTCTCATGTCGAACAGATGACCTCACATTTGACCCTCAAGAGGGGGTGTGGTCAatccaatgatttttttttttttttttttttaatctcgtGAAAAAATGCAACCAAACACATATATGAGGATTATATGTATTCACTGAACATTCTGGCTTTGTGAAACATgcctaaaaaaaatcttaaacaGTTGTTTTTATGGAAAAGTTGAGCAAAAAGCATGATGGAATTTTAGAGGAATTTTCACTACATCCCCTGTCTCTTGGTCGACTCAGTCAGACTGGCACACAGGTTCAAAACTCTGGTCTATTCGGTTATATCGGTGGCAAAAAATAGGAGTCCACAGTAATCTTCTGTAGAAAGCGAAGTTAATTTATTTAACCAAACATCGCAGGACAGGCCAAAAAAGCTGAGAAAGCTGCGGAACAATCTGATTATTTCGTCTCAGGGCTTCACCTTTTATTTGCTAAGTGGCCCCTCCTAAGCACTCCCTTTCAATTTATTGTTTTATCCTTTCCTCTTTGTCCAATACGCAATTATGGCCTAATATCCAAAACTATCTATGTGTTCCTCCATCCTTCTggtatttttttaaaaccatgGGCTCATCCCAGGTGTACCCACCTTTTCATCCTTCCCCACTCTCCTGAGAATGCATCCTTCACGGTTTCCcactctcttctcttcttgttTCATACCCACCGCCCTCAAGGTTGCTCACTTTCCTCAATTTAATATTTCTGGGGTTGTGGGGTTACATACAGGGCATGCAGTTAGTGCACACAGTTGATACGACACATAAAGATGTTGCAGGAGCTTCTGCTTGGTGCAGGTCCAGTGAAACGTGATGATGTCTGTCAGAAGAAAACAAGCACATTTACACACTGGTTGAAGACACAGGGTTAatgtcaggtaaaggaccaggggagaatGGTGAAATCAAATTGAAGGTCAACGGTGGAACTCCAGACAATGTTTGATAATTTGATAATTCTTGCTTTAGTTGCCCCAGTTGGTTGTTTTTTCAGAGTGTTTTTATGCGCTATCCCACCGCGTCATTTCATCCAGATTGAAGTCTAGATtttggaccattgcaacaccttgttttaatttgtttatcatttagTTGTAAATTTGCTGATGTGCTTGTGATCATTGACCCGTTTGCACGTCTCATGTCGAACAGATGACCTCACATTTGACCCTTTGGCGTACAGAGGGGGTCTGTTCAACCCAATTACTGTGTTTACAGCCCCAGGCAGTATGATGGAAGCGCCGCACTTTGAGAATGTCCATTGTCCATtgtgcttcttttttctttttttttttttatcttgtggaAAAATGCAAGCAAACACAGATATGAGGATTATATTTATTCGCTGAACATTCTGGCTTTGTGAAACATGCCTAAAAAatctgaaacagttcccctctCTTGGTTGACTCGGTCAGACTGGCACACAGGTTCAAAACTCTGGTTTATTCGGTTATATCTGTGGCAAAAAATACAATCGAGAGACCAGTGGCGGTCCTGGCTTCTTGTGCGCCCGAGGCGAACAACCCTCCcccaccaaacacacacattgctTATTGTTCCTGCCAACCTGACCGCCATGCACACAGAGGACAAGACACATTATTCTGCACAAACTACCTCTTGATTCAAATAATTAAAAGtgataaataatataataacataAATAGCACAAATTCTTCTTCAAGCAAACTGCCTACAACTTGACCTTTCTTGCCTTCCTTGATGCAAAATCATCAATCACTTCTTCGTATACGATGTGCTGTCCAACTGTTTGGTTAATGCTGATGATGGCAAGGCCAGTCGGACATTCTTGTGACATGGTGACCGCAAGATGAACTTTCAGAATGCACAACACAATAGTTAATGCCCAATTACCTAAGTATAACACACTCCAAATTATTCAAAAACACAGCGTATAGCTTACAAAATGTTAGATGTTCGGTAGAGACAGGGGCTCTGTTTTTATGATTTATAGTTataatttctatatttttaaagttttaatgtAAACAGCTAGCTATTAGTGGAACTAATGAAATAAAGCCAATAGGTTTTGGCCACACACTGCCTTTATCAGGGCTTTAACAATGAAATTAATGTACATAAGTAGTAGCATAACATAGCTAATGTTGCTACTTCTAGCTAttattagcaagaggctaataaACACACTTATTCAATTTAGGCTATTGCCATCTTTCATTGCATGCATTATACTCAGAGAAACTGATATGACGGCATAGTGCATACCTTTATCTTTTgtccttttctcttcttcttctttccttttcctgaATTGGGCACAGCTTTTTTGACCTTTTATTTTCCCTCCTTCATTGAGCACGCACTTGACTTGAGAATCAACTCTGTGGTGGAAAACCCTTTCCTCTTTGTCCATACGCAATTATATCTAATATCTAACCTAATATCCGAAACTATCTGTGTGTTCctccatccttttttttttaaaccaagggCTCATCCCAGGTGTACCTATCTTTCCATCCT includes:
- the mettl4 gene encoding N(6)-adenine-specific methyltransferase METTL4, which produces MSVLLQSSSGWVLDAHTLIDQSNARCVRWAGKQKSRVRCSFKKQCFQILKSHYCQSASAAVDGGNAEMLQKTDKPSKKRKRKQSELNQGEIDSQALHEKIRSVVLEGTKSLVDSAQSLGYLNGQTKTEKEPLPCQECRLAALCEMAKELPLVDDEEQVDCAQLLVTEDGCTSHVDLFSRVTENKDDWGAVVTLTGEEYVIPPHTAFLLSDFTRIQPLVQYGRRFDLIVMDPPWENKSVKRSRRYSSLPSSQLKRLPVPLLASPNCLVVTWVTNRPSHLRFVRDELYPHWGVQVVAEWFWVKVTTSGQFVFPLDSQHKRPYETLVLGRYRSSANTSAGVSETAEVPVEDKRLIVSVPSALHSQKPSLSEVLRPYVRAEAGCLELFARSLQPGWTSWGNEVLRFQHISYFTLTPAGDQISKGEATEDCPYKPPATQAFGSPGKTCPAHRSASTIN